The DNA window CTATTCGGTCAGGGCAGTGGAGCGCGGAGCTCGCTTTGTCGCCGACGACTTGAGCTACGAATTTCCCAGTCGCGTTCGTGTTGTGAACGGGAGCTGCGTCCAGATCCGTTTCAATCGCATGGACGCTGAAGAGCCGAAGCATCCCTCTGAGCGATTGCCCGGCAGATGACGGGCGCTTCCGCGGTGAAATCAATCTTTGCTCTTCTTCTTCGGCTTGATCATTTCCCACATTTCCGGCGTCATGAGATCAGCGAGGTGGCTGAACTCCGCTGCGCCCTGGAGTTGTTCGCCGCCGTCCATCACCACCTGATGGCCGTTGATGTAGCCCGAATGGTCGCTCACCATGAACGCCGCCAGGTCAGCCAGTTCGTCATGCGTGCCAAAGCGTCCCAGCGGGTTGCGTTTCTTGGCCAGGTCTTCGAGTGACTTGATGGGCATCAGGCGGGAGAACGCGCCTTCCGTGGGCACCGGCCCGGGCGCGATGGCGTTGAAACGTATGCCGCGCTTGCCCCACTCCACCGCCAGGCTGCGCGTCATGTTCAGCACGCCGGCCTTGGCGATCGCCGAAGGCACAACGTACGGCGACCCGCCTTCCGCATAAGTCGTGGTGATGTTGAGCACGCTGGCGTGGTGTCCGGCTTTGAGCCAGCGCTTGCCGCAAGCCATGGTGCAATGGAGCGTCCCCATGAGGACGATCCCGATCACCGCCTCAAACGCTCCCAGGGAGAGATCTTCCGTGCGCGAAATAAAGTTGCCGGCGGCGTTGTTGACCAGCACGTCCAGCGGGCCATCTTGAAAGGACTGTTCGATCATGGCTTCCACGCGCGCGTTGTCGCGGACGTCGCAGGCGAACGTCTCGACTTTGCCGCCCGTCGCCGACGCCAGCTCCTTCGCGGTTTCCTTCAGCACGTCTTCGCGGCGCCCGCAGATGTACAGGCGCGCTCCCAGTTCCAGAAAGCGTTTGCCCATGCTCTTGCCCAGACCGGTAGCGCCCCCGGTCACCAGGATCTTCTTGCCTGCCAGCAAATTGGTTTGGAACACGTGAGGTCTCCTCGGAAAGAGGAAATTGTAAATGAAAGGAGCGCGGCAGCGACCCGAC is part of the Terriglobia bacterium genome and encodes:
- a CDS encoding SDR family oxidoreductase, with the translated sequence MFQTNLLAGKKILVTGGATGLGKSMGKRFLELGARLYICGRREDVLKETAKELASATGGKVETFACDVRDNARVEAMIEQSFQDGPLDVLVNNAAGNFISRTEDLSLGAFEAVIGIVLMGTLHCTMACGKRWLKAGHHASVLNITTTYAEGGSPYVVPSAIAKAGVLNMTRSLAVEWGKRGIRFNAIAPGPVPTEGAFSRLMPIKSLEDLAKKRNPLGRFGTHDELADLAAFMVSDHSGYINGHQVVMDGGEQLQGAAEFSHLADLMTPEMWEMIKPKKKSKD